A window of Mercenaria mercenaria strain notata chromosome 16, MADL_Memer_1, whole genome shotgun sequence contains these coding sequences:
- the LOC123541463 gene encoding uncharacterized protein LOC123541463 isoform X2, with product MSPVFSVVLFLHTLLICAAIGKGGISWNRGKNFLLVFPDSESGNADLKVYLSAKEITKVFIEAPETGLHSNYTLQIGTQAISINKQLELHGSGSWRKGIHVISDKDISIYAVSQQQYTSDGFLVLPYTAMSTEFYVVSYTVKTKSEFAVVAATDDTTVNVTFSTTAGRVTFEGSSYANGQTLTYKLNRLSALQIQHSHDLTGTHVQSDKAIAVVSGSKCAYVPSDTAACDIMLEVIPPVHTWRYKYITAAFKTRLHNRIRIISGHDGNTIKLGNIKQFTLNRGQFSEQIITTDIAVLLECTKPCLLVQYSEGSTADGGVGDPFMALIPSLDQFSSEYYFKTPNLFDSHYLTIVIPTNKVSGLRLDGASLVGQTKTVTASLNGRSESYSVIRVAVSHSSHHIAHASGEPFGAILYGFAKTESYGYPLGINIFGISGVRLLNESSSKSGLLEVSFGGMWTSVCSSAVSIDVARLICRTLGYDKYNLSRNAVQVISTVSSDLQHLSGNITCAGNEASLEECSVSQYIPETCTSVAGIDCAPSLQELVHSKCTSSTWDIAVDMDKLNYRFPGSLPGDIYLGDNTCTGIMQGNQLLFRHDIHGCVTTNTATKDEIIYSNQLVYAYHDPQYHFIIRNFNWTININCHISRNQAGHSQVTYNQSTDTSQILNSTSQYEIDTLFFLDPNFKQPTSGSPLQVPVGTNVFVKSYVRDVDWTIKMRLHSCYTTTSAGSNNMKYYLIKNGCEVDANTHLLSQTDHETKLVFQTFEMTGIHGDLYIKCDAVFCDTSDSASSQQCDTACRQR from the exons ttacataCATTATTGATATGTGCTGCAATAGGAAAAGGAGGAATTTCAT GGAATCGGGGCAAGAATTTTCTTCTAGTCTTTCCGGATTCAGAATCGGGTAATGCAGACTTAAAGGTATATTTATCAGCAAAGGAGATAACAAAGGTGTTCATTGAAGCCCCAGAAACAGGCTTGCATTCTAACTACACGCTGCAGATTGGTACGCAGGCCATTAGTATCAATAAACAACTCGAACTACATGGATCAGGATCTTGGAGAAAAGGTATTCATGTGATCAGCGATAAGGATATTAGTATTTATGCAGTCAGTCAACAACAATACACTTCTGATGGGTTTCTAGTGCTACCATACACGGCCATGTCTACAGAGTTTTATGTGGTATCCTATACAGTAAAAACAAAGAGTGAATTCGCTGTCGTCGCAGCCACTGATGACACAACTGTTAATGTTACGTTTTCTACCACTGCTGGGCGTGTTACGTTTGAAGGAAGTAGCTACGCAAATGGACAAACACTAACATATAAACTGAACAGATTATCTGCACTTCAGATTCAACACAGTCATGATTTAACGGGCACTCATGTACAAAGCGATAAAGCAATAGCTGTTGTATCAGGTAGTAAATGTGCATATGTACCATCGGATACAGCTGCGTGTGACATAATGCTCGAAGTCATCCCACCAGTTCACACCTGGCgttataaatatataacagcAGCCTTTAAGACACGTCTTCACAACAGAATACGCATCATTTCGGGACATGACGGGAACACTATTAAACTGGGAAACATTAAACAGTTCACACTGAATAGAGGCCAGTTTTCAGAGCAGATAATTACTACTGACATAGCTGTTTTACTTGAATGCACAAAGCCTTGTTTACTTGTCCAGTACTCTGAAGGATCTACTGCAGATGGCGGAGTTGGAGATCCATTTATGGCACTGATACCATCTCTTGACCAGTTTTCTTCAGAGTATTATTTCAAGACTCCAAACCTGTTTGACAGCCACTATTTAACAATCGTGATACCAACAAATAAAGTATCAGGGTTGCGGCTAGACGGTGCATCCTTGGTCGGACAAACGAAAACAGTTACTGCTTCGTTGAATGGCAGATCAGAG aGTTACAGTGTAATCCGGGTAGCTGTTTCGCACTCATCACATCACATTGCTCATGCATCTGGGGAGCCCTTTGGCGCCATTTTATATGGATTTGCCAAGACAGAATCGTACGGATATCCACTAGGAATAAATATCTTCG GTATTTCGGGTGTAAGGTTATTAAATGAGAGCAGCTCAAAGTCCGGACTATTAGAAGTGTCATTTGGTGGCATGTGGACGTCTGTTTGTTCAAGCGCAGTTAGCATCGATGTTGCCAGGCTGATCTGTAGAACGCTTGGCTATGACAAATACAATTTATC GCGGAATGCAGTTCAGGTAATCTCAACGGTATCTTCTGACCTACAGCACTTGTCTGGAAATATCACCTGTGCAGGCAATGAAGCGTCACTAGAGGAATGTTCCGTGTCGCAGTATATACCAGAGACATGCACAAGTGTAGCAGGAATTGACTGTG CACCCTCTTTGCAAGAACTGGTACATTCAAAATGTACTTCATCGACCTGGGATATAGCTGTAGACATGGATAAGCTTAATTACAG GTTCCCTGGTTCCTTGCCCGGAGATATTTATCTCGGCGATAACACGTGTACAGGTATAATGCAGGGGAACCAGCTTCTCTTTAGACATGACATACATGGATGTGTCACGACAAACACG GCCACTAAAGACGAAATCATATACTCTAACCAGCTCGTGTACGCGTACCATGACCCACAATACCACTTCATCATCCGCAATTTTAACTGGACAATAAATATCAACTGCCATATATCTAGGAACCAAGCAGGGCATAGTCAAGTGACCTATAACCAATCGACAGATACAAGCCAGATTTTGAATTCTACAAGTCAGTATGAAATAGACACCCTGTTTTTCTTGGATCCAAATTTCAAACAG cCGACCTCTGGTAGTCCATTGCAAGTTCCTGTTGGGACAAACGTGTTTGTGAAATCGTATGTCAGAGATGTTGACTGGACGATAAAAATGCGACTTCACTCTTGTTATACTACGACATCGGCGGGTTCGAATAACATGAAATATTACCTTATCAAAAACGG ATGCGAAGTTGACGCGAACACACATCTACTTTCCCAAACAGATCATGAGACCAAGCTTGTATTTCAAACGTTTGAAATGACCGGTATCCATGGTGACCTGTACATCAAGTGTGACGCAGTATTCTGCGACACGTCAGATTCTGCGTCATCTCAGCAGTGTGACACAGCCTGCCGTCAGCGTTAG
- the LOC123541463 gene encoding uncharacterized protein LOC123541463 isoform X1 — MSPVFSVVLFLHTLLICAAIGKGGISWNRGKNFLLVFPDSESGNADLKVYLSAKEITKVFIEAPETGLHSNYTLQIGTQAISINKQLELHGSGSWRKGIHVISDKDISIYAVSQQQYTSDGFLVLPYTAMSTEFYVVSYTVKTKSEFAVVAATDDTTVNVTFSTTAGRVTFEGSSYANGQTLTYKLNRLSALQIQHSHDLTGTHVQSDKAIAVVSGSKCAYVPSDTAACDIMLEVIPPVHTWRYKYITAAFKTRLHNRIRIISGHDGNTIKLGNIKQFTLNRGQFSEQIITTDIAVLLECTKPCLLVQYSEGSTADGGVGDPFMALIPSLDQFSSEYYFKTPNLFDSHYLTIVIPTNKVSGLRLDGASLVGQTKTVTASLNGRSEVNAVTEKNTESYSVIRVAVSHSSHHIAHASGEPFGAILYGFAKTESYGYPLGINIFGISGVRLLNESSSKSGLLEVSFGGMWTSVCSSAVSIDVARLICRTLGYDKYNLSRNAVQVISTVSSDLQHLSGNITCAGNEASLEECSVSQYIPETCTSVAGIDCAPSLQELVHSKCTSSTWDIAVDMDKLNYRFPGSLPGDIYLGDNTCTGIMQGNQLLFRHDIHGCVTTNTATKDEIIYSNQLVYAYHDPQYHFIIRNFNWTININCHISRNQAGHSQVTYNQSTDTSQILNSTSQYEIDTLFFLDPNFKQPTSGSPLQVPVGTNVFVKSYVRDVDWTIKMRLHSCYTTTSAGSNNMKYYLIKNGCEVDANTHLLSQTDHETKLVFQTFEMTGIHGDLYIKCDAVFCDTSDSASSQQCDTACRQR; from the exons ttacataCATTATTGATATGTGCTGCAATAGGAAAAGGAGGAATTTCAT GGAATCGGGGCAAGAATTTTCTTCTAGTCTTTCCGGATTCAGAATCGGGTAATGCAGACTTAAAGGTATATTTATCAGCAAAGGAGATAACAAAGGTGTTCATTGAAGCCCCAGAAACAGGCTTGCATTCTAACTACACGCTGCAGATTGGTACGCAGGCCATTAGTATCAATAAACAACTCGAACTACATGGATCAGGATCTTGGAGAAAAGGTATTCATGTGATCAGCGATAAGGATATTAGTATTTATGCAGTCAGTCAACAACAATACACTTCTGATGGGTTTCTAGTGCTACCATACACGGCCATGTCTACAGAGTTTTATGTGGTATCCTATACAGTAAAAACAAAGAGTGAATTCGCTGTCGTCGCAGCCACTGATGACACAACTGTTAATGTTACGTTTTCTACCACTGCTGGGCGTGTTACGTTTGAAGGAAGTAGCTACGCAAATGGACAAACACTAACATATAAACTGAACAGATTATCTGCACTTCAGATTCAACACAGTCATGATTTAACGGGCACTCATGTACAAAGCGATAAAGCAATAGCTGTTGTATCAGGTAGTAAATGTGCATATGTACCATCGGATACAGCTGCGTGTGACATAATGCTCGAAGTCATCCCACCAGTTCACACCTGGCgttataaatatataacagcAGCCTTTAAGACACGTCTTCACAACAGAATACGCATCATTTCGGGACATGACGGGAACACTATTAAACTGGGAAACATTAAACAGTTCACACTGAATAGAGGCCAGTTTTCAGAGCAGATAATTACTACTGACATAGCTGTTTTACTTGAATGCACAAAGCCTTGTTTACTTGTCCAGTACTCTGAAGGATCTACTGCAGATGGCGGAGTTGGAGATCCATTTATGGCACTGATACCATCTCTTGACCAGTTTTCTTCAGAGTATTATTTCAAGACTCCAAACCTGTTTGACAGCCACTATTTAACAATCGTGATACCAACAAATAAAGTATCAGGGTTGCGGCTAGACGGTGCATCCTTGGTCGGACAAACGAAAACAGTTACTGCTTCGTTGAATGGCAGATCAGAGGTAAATGCCGTAACTGAAAAGAACACAGaa aGTTACAGTGTAATCCGGGTAGCTGTTTCGCACTCATCACATCACATTGCTCATGCATCTGGGGAGCCCTTTGGCGCCATTTTATATGGATTTGCCAAGACAGAATCGTACGGATATCCACTAGGAATAAATATCTTCG GTATTTCGGGTGTAAGGTTATTAAATGAGAGCAGCTCAAAGTCCGGACTATTAGAAGTGTCATTTGGTGGCATGTGGACGTCTGTTTGTTCAAGCGCAGTTAGCATCGATGTTGCCAGGCTGATCTGTAGAACGCTTGGCTATGACAAATACAATTTATC GCGGAATGCAGTTCAGGTAATCTCAACGGTATCTTCTGACCTACAGCACTTGTCTGGAAATATCACCTGTGCAGGCAATGAAGCGTCACTAGAGGAATGTTCCGTGTCGCAGTATATACCAGAGACATGCACAAGTGTAGCAGGAATTGACTGTG CACCCTCTTTGCAAGAACTGGTACATTCAAAATGTACTTCATCGACCTGGGATATAGCTGTAGACATGGATAAGCTTAATTACAG GTTCCCTGGTTCCTTGCCCGGAGATATTTATCTCGGCGATAACACGTGTACAGGTATAATGCAGGGGAACCAGCTTCTCTTTAGACATGACATACATGGATGTGTCACGACAAACACG GCCACTAAAGACGAAATCATATACTCTAACCAGCTCGTGTACGCGTACCATGACCCACAATACCACTTCATCATCCGCAATTTTAACTGGACAATAAATATCAACTGCCATATATCTAGGAACCAAGCAGGGCATAGTCAAGTGACCTATAACCAATCGACAGATACAAGCCAGATTTTGAATTCTACAAGTCAGTATGAAATAGACACCCTGTTTTTCTTGGATCCAAATTTCAAACAG cCGACCTCTGGTAGTCCATTGCAAGTTCCTGTTGGGACAAACGTGTTTGTGAAATCGTATGTCAGAGATGTTGACTGGACGATAAAAATGCGACTTCACTCTTGTTATACTACGACATCGGCGGGTTCGAATAACATGAAATATTACCTTATCAAAAACGG ATGCGAAGTTGACGCGAACACACATCTACTTTCCCAAACAGATCATGAGACCAAGCTTGTATTTCAAACGTTTGAAATGACCGGTATCCATGGTGACCTGTACATCAAGTGTGACGCAGTATTCTGCGACACGTCAGATTCTGCGTCATCTCAGCAGTGTGACACAGCCTGCCGTCAGCGTTAG
- the LOC123541353 gene encoding uncharacterized protein LOC123541353 yields MYDSLTVFGVLCACKHHNHDIDSGFGVGGTAGIPVPIDPGIDVGGKGGVLNQDFGMTGLGGGENFNNVLNGNDGFVKGGSARGFANNGGGFINGGTDGIANDGMGFNSGGGFLNDGGGFSNTGGIVNGGAGFSGGVNSGIVDSGFGANGVNGGFDTFANNGGGFSNSIGGFDNSGGFAGNGGFGGVSNGGGFTDNGGFGGVSNGGGFTGNGGFGGVSNGGGFVDNGGFGGISNGIDGNVGYEGGNSGYIGNAGSSIGGGYDGIKLRGFSRNEPYTNGGIAGSSVMEGPTRVAAVGSADRVVGVNKGYTKHSSHITTVVRPIVRPVIRPVVRPVIQRVVRPIIKRPVIRRVVRPIYRPVINRVVRPIIRRPIINRVVRPIVNRIVRPIIRRVVRPRVDSGTGGLGGLTGYPNMGNIGTGGISQPMYKPMKPKRSKYY; encoded by the exons ATGTATGACTCTCTGACCGTGTTTGGTGTGCTCTGTGCTT GTAAACATCACAATCACGATATTGATTCGGGATTTGGTGTAGGTGGTACTGCCGGAATTCCCGTGCCTATTGATCCTGGCATTGATGTCGGTGGAAAAGGCGGTGTATTAAACCAAG attttgGTATGACCGGTTTAGGAGGTGGCGAAAACTTCAATAACGTATTAAATGGAAATGACGGTTTTGTGAAAGGTGGTTCTGCAAGGGGCTTTGCCAACAACGGTGGTGGCTTTATAAACGGAGGAACTGATGGTATTGCCAACGATGGAATGGGCTTTAATAGTGGCGGCGGTTTCCTTAATGATGGAGGTGGGTTTTCAAACACAGGAGGGATAGTAAATGGTGGAGCAGGATTCAGCGGCGGTGTGAACAGCGGAATAGTCGATTCTGGATTCGGGGCGAACGGAGTAAACGGCGGATTTGATACGTTTGCCAACAACGGAGGTGGATTTAGCAATAGTATTGGTGGATTTGACAACAGTGGTGGATTTGCAGGTAATGGTGGCTTTGGTGGAGTCAGCAACGGAGGTGGATTTACAGACAATGGTGGATTTGGTGGAGTCAGCAACGGAGGTGGATTTACAGGTAATGGTGGATTTGGTGGAGTCAGCAACGGAGGTGGATTTGTAGACAATGGTGGCTTTGGAGGAATCAGCAATGGTATAGACGGAAATGTAGGGTACGAAGGAGGCAATAGTGGTTACATTGGGAATGCTGGTTCTAGTATTGGTGGAGGTTATGATGGAATCAAGCTGCGAGGGTTTTCAAGAAACGAACCATACACAAACGGTGGAATTGCCGGATCGTCCGTAATGGAAGGACCTACGAGGGTCGCGGCTGTTGGCTCTGCGGATAGGGTTGTCGGAGTTAATAAAGGCTACACCAAACATAGTTCTCACATTACCACAGTCGTGCGGCCAATTGTTAGGCCAGTTATCAGACCAGTAGTAAGGCCAGTGATCCAAAGG GTTGTTCGGCCAATCATCAAGCGTCCAGTGATACGCCGAGTTGTACGCCCCATTTACCGTCCAGTAATAAATCGTGTGGTACGCCCTATCATCAGACGACCGATAATTAACCGAGTCGTACGACCGATAGTGAATCGTATTGTTCGTCCGATAATTCGTCGAGTTGTTCGGCCGAGAGTTGACTCTGGTACCGGAGGTTTAGGTGGACTTACTGGGTATCCGAACATGGGCAACATTGGGACCGGTGGAATTTCACAACCTATGTATAAACCAATGAAGCCAAAACgttcaaaatattattaa